One region of bacterium genomic DNA includes:
- a CDS encoding spermine synthase has protein sequence MNKRIIFAILVTGFSGMVAQLLLIRELLITFYGNELSIGIMLANWLILEAAGCVSIRRKIEHMERRVELFIGLQLIFSLCLPLVIYLARTLKEIIGVTSGESLGLLPISFYSFLILLPIAFTHGALFTFNCKIYSLVSKGGDSQSVNGQSIGKVYVYETVGTIIGGIIFTYLLIPYFHSFNIVFGITLLNFAICILLLGHFWQRRAALSNKILGSISLILFVLYTYTIIGTLADNIHMLSARHQWKQQNVVYYQNSIYGNVAVTERSKQYTFFSNGIPIVVAPIPDIAFVEEFVHLPMLSHKNPKEILIISGGAGGVINEILKHQVERIDYVELDPLLLKVIKQFTTPLTEKELTSYRVNIEYLDGRLFIKRTSNKYDIVMVGLFEPSDLQVNRLFTREFFYLVKNKLKEDGILVVGLPGSLTYLNKELKNLNACILNTLEAVYPYVQVIPGDFNLFLASTSNKITLINHNLLSHRLNGRELKVSLITPPHIEYRLHKRWLNWFLTSIENSTKKINDDFSPIGVFYSLSYWNAMFSPNIREIFNRIERVNLLLFAILLSIFTIPFLIVCLKIKRFAYIGVPLCIGTTGFAGMIFDLALVFTFQVLYGYIFRQIGLLVTTFMVGIAVGGITMTSFLGRIKKDFISFTELEVAIILFSILLPLIFLKFSPHLEQSAVRHINLCAGLFLVMAFFSGILIGAEFPLANKIYLKTSNNLSGTAGLLYGADLFGGWIGGIVGSVVLLPVLGLLKTCIVVIMLKVSSLIILITSTKK, from the coding sequence ATGAATAAACGCATCATTTTTGCTATATTAGTAACAGGATTTAGTGGTATGGTTGCACAGTTGTTGCTAATCAGAGAATTGTTGATAACATTTTATGGAAACGAGCTCTCCATAGGGATTATGCTTGCTAACTGGCTTATATTAGAGGCAGCTGGCTGTGTTTCCATTAGAAGGAAAATTGAACATATGGAGAGAAGAGTTGAGTTATTCATTGGACTTCAGCTTATCTTTTCATTATGTCTACCATTAGTAATTTACTTAGCCCGTACATTAAAGGAAATTATCGGAGTCACTTCAGGTGAATCTTTAGGTCTATTACCTATTTCTTTTTATTCTTTTCTTATCCTCCTTCCTATAGCTTTTACTCATGGTGCATTATTTACTTTCAACTGTAAGATATATTCACTGGTATCAAAAGGAGGTGACTCTCAATCTGTAAATGGACAGTCAATTGGTAAGGTATATGTTTATGAGACAGTTGGTACAATTATAGGTGGAATTATTTTTACTTATCTTCTTATTCCTTATTTTCACTCTTTCAATATAGTATTTGGAATAACTTTATTAAATTTTGCAATATGTATACTCTTGCTTGGACACTTCTGGCAAAGGAGGGCAGCACTCTCTAACAAAATCTTGGGTAGTATCTCATTAATACTTTTTGTCCTGTATACTTACACTATTATTGGCACATTGGCGGATAATATCCATATGCTTTCAGCTAGACATCAATGGAAACAGCAAAATGTAGTTTATTACCAGAACTCAATCTACGGTAATGTGGCAGTGACAGAAAGAAGTAAACAATACACCTTTTTCTCAAACGGAATACCAATCGTCGTAGCCCCTATCCCAGATATAGCATTTGTTGAAGAATTTGTTCACCTACCAATGCTTTCACATAAAAATCCAAAAGAGATACTTATTATCAGTGGTGGAGCAGGTGGTGTGATAAATGAAATCCTAAAACATCAAGTAGAAAGAATTGACTATGTTGAACTTGACCCTTTATTATTGAAAGTAATCAAACAGTTTACTACACCATTGACTGAAAAGGAACTCACCAGTTATAGAGTAAATATTGAATATTTAGATGGTAGATTATTTATTAAAAGGACATCAAATAAATACGATATTGTTATGGTCGGACTATTTGAGCCTTCAGACTTACAAGTAAATCGCCTTTTTACGAGAGAGTTCTTCTATTTAGTCAAAAATAAATTGAAAGAAGATGGTATATTAGTTGTCGGATTGCCGGGCTCTTTAACTTACTTAAATAAGGAATTGAAGAATCTCAATGCTTGTATTCTTAATACACTTGAAGCAGTTTATCCTTATGTTCAGGTAATTCCCGGTGATTTTAATTTATTTTTGGCTTCAACCTCTAATAAAATTACTTTAATCAACCATAATTTACTCAGCCACAGGCTGAATGGAAGAGAACTCAAAGTAAGCCTTATAACACCGCCACATATTGAGTATAGACTACACAAAAGATGGCTTAATTGGTTTTTGACTTCAATTGAAAACAGTACAAAGAAGATAAATGATGACTTCTCTCCAATAGGGGTATTCTATAGTCTCTCCTATTGGAATGCTATGTTTTCACCTAATATAAGGGAGATTTTCAATAGGATTGAGCGTGTAAATTTATTGCTATTTGCTATTTTGCTTTCTATATTTACTATACCATTTTTAATTGTTTGTCTTAAAATTAAAAGATTTGCTTATATAGGTGTTCCATTATGTATCGGTACCACAGGTTTTGCTGGTATGATATTTGATTTAGCGCTCGTCTTCACATTTCAGGTACTCTATGGATATATCTTCCGACAGATAGGACTTTTAGTGACTACGTTTATGGTTGGAATAGCAGTTGGTGGGATAACTATGACTTCATTTTTGGGACGAATCAAGAAAGACTTTATATCTTTTACTGAGTTAGAAGTGGCTATAATTCTTTTCTCTATATTACTTCCATTGATATTTCTTAAATTTAGTCCACACTTGGAACAGTCAGCAGTCCGGCACATAAATTTATGTGCCGGACTATTTCTTGTCATGGCCTTCTTTTCCGGTATCCTCATTGGTGCAGAATTCCCATTAGCTAACAAGATATATTTAAAAACTTCTAATAACTTAAGTGGAACTGCTGGTCTACTTTATGGGGCAGACCTATTTGGGGGCTGGATAGGTGGTATTGTTGGTAGCGTAGTGCTATTGCCTGTTTTGGGGTTATTGAAGACTTGTATAGTAGTAATTATGCTTAAAGTAAGTAGTCTCATTATACTTATCACTTCAACTAAGAAGTAG
- a CDS encoding phosphoribosylaminoimidazolesuccinocarboxamide synthase, with product MLNMELLNIPIFKCGKVRDLYDFGNELLIIATDRISAFDCVIPTEIPEKGKILTSLCEFWFNLTKHIIPNHLITTKVSQFPAMVRKYKNLILGRSMLVKKAAVLPVECVVRGWLAGSGWREYKEKGVVCGIRLPEGLVESSKLFEPIFTPTTKATTGHDIPLTQTEFEKILGNETAQFIKLKSIEIYKFASTYAEKCGIIIADTKFEFGKTYLPTGKIGDEIILVDELLTPDSSRFWSKADYEPGRAQKSFDKQFVRDYLESLGWNKTPPAPTLPPEIVKKTHDKYLEVQNRLVSERSEN from the coding sequence ATGCTAAATATGGAACTCCTCAATATTCCCATTTTTAAGTGTGGTAAAGTAAGAGACCTGTACGACTTTGGTAATGAACTACTTATTATAGCGACAGATAGGATTTCAGCATTTGACTGTGTAATTCCAACTGAGATACCTGAAAAGGGTAAAATTCTGACTTCTCTATGTGAATTTTGGTTCAATCTTACAAAACACATCATTCCCAATCACTTGATAACAACTAAAGTATCACAGTTTCCTGCTATGGTGAGGAAGTATAAGAATCTTATTTTAGGTCGTTCTATGCTTGTAAAGAAAGCAGCTGTTCTTCCTGTAGAATGTGTAGTGAGGGGTTGGCTGGCTGGCTCTGGGTGGAGGGAATATAAAGAAAAAGGTGTTGTGTGTGGAATAAGATTGCCTGAAGGTTTAGTTGAGTCATCAAAGCTTTTTGAGCCAATCTTTACTCCTACGACAAAGGCAACTACTGGACACGATATCCCATTAACTCAAACAGAATTTGAAAAAATATTAGGGAATGAAACTGCACAATTCATAAAATTAAAGAGTATTGAGATTTACAAGTTTGCCTCAACCTATGCTGAAAAATGTGGTATTATAATTGCGGATACTAAGTTTGAGTTTGGTAAGACCTATCTGCCGACAGGCAAGATAGGAGACGAAATTATACTTGTAGATGAGCTGTTAACTCCTGATTCTTCGAGGTTCTGGTCAAAAGCTGATTATGAACCTGGTAGGGCACAAAAGAGTTTTGACAAACAATTTGTAAGAGATTATTTAGAAAGTTTAGGCTGGAACAAGACTCCACCAGCTCCAACTCTTCCACCTGAGATAGTAAAGAAAACACATGATAAATACCTTGAAGTCCAAAATAGGCTTGTTAGTGAGAGAAGTGAGAATTAA
- the amrS gene encoding AmmeMemoRadiSam system radical SAM enzyme, translating into MCKVCVTLICLITALTLYSGIRTSLSQDAVTIATPKTKKSVVREAMFYKKLDDNKVWCQLCFRKCIINDGKRGFCRNRENRAGTLYNVVYAKPSAVHIDPIEKEPQLHMLPGSNILCFGTAGCNFRCRFCHNWHLSQRSVEEMEYCYDMPPEKAVESAIKYNTPTISFTYNEPTSFYEYVYDVAKLAKKKGLKILWHSNGAINPEPLKTLLKYTDAVTIDLKGFTNKFYSEASSAELEPVLQTLKIIKEQGVWLEIVNLLIPTLNDNPKDIKQMCKWIKENLGPNVPLHFSRFSPAYKLTNLPPTPIETLEQAYKIAKEIGLNYVTIGNVPGHKYNSTFCPMCQKRLIHRIHFQVLSNHIKDGKCSFCGHYIPGIWE; encoded by the coding sequence ATGTGTAAAGTATGTGTTACTTTAATTTGTCTTATAACAGCATTAACTTTATATAGTGGTATCAGAACCAGTTTATCACAAGATGCCGTTACCATAGCGACACCAAAAACAAAAAAGTCTGTTGTGAGGGAAGCTATGTTTTATAAAAAGTTAGATGATAATAAGGTATGGTGTCAACTCTGTTTCAGGAAATGTATAATTAATGATGGAAAAAGAGGCTTTTGTAGAAATAGAGAGAATCGGGCTGGCACTTTATATAATGTAGTCTATGCTAAACCATCAGCAGTCCATATAGACCCAATCGAAAAGGAGCCTCAACTCCATATGCTACCGGGAAGTAATATACTCTGCTTTGGGACAGCAGGCTGTAACTTTAGGTGCAGATTTTGCCATAACTGGCACCTATCACAGCGGTCTGTAGAAGAGATGGAATATTGTTATGATATGCCACCAGAAAAGGCAGTAGAGAGTGCTATTAAATATAATACTCCTACTATCTCATTCACATATAACGAGCCTACTTCATTCTATGAATATGTATACGATGTAGCTAAGCTTGCTAAGAAGAAAGGGCTAAAGATATTATGGCACTCAAATGGAGCAATTAATCCGGAGCCTTTAAAAACACTGTTAAAATATACTGATGCAGTTACTATTGATTTAAAGGGGTTTACTAATAAGTTTTACAGTGAAGCATCATCTGCAGAATTAGAACCTGTACTTCAAACTCTTAAGATTATCAAAGAACAAGGAGTTTGGCTTGAGATTGTAAATCTGCTCATCCCTACTTTAAATGATAACCCAAAAGATATCAAGCAAATGTGTAAATGGATAAAGGAGAATTTGGGTCCTAATGTCCCACTACATTTTTCACGCTTTTCGCCCGCATATAAATTGACAAACCTACCCCCTACACCAATTGAGACATTAGAACAAGCTTACAAGATTGCTAAAGAAATAGGCCTTAATTATGTAACAATAGGCAATGTGCCCGGTCATAAGTATAATTCCACATTCTGCCCAATGTGTCAAAAGAGACTGATTCACCGTATACATTTCCAGGTGTTGAGTAATCATATAAAAGATGGAAAGTGTAGCTTTTGTGGTCATTATATTCCGGGAATTTGGGAATAA